One genomic region from Halomicrobium zhouii encodes:
- a CDS encoding DNA-directed DNA polymerase, which produces MTDEGQQGLDAFATNDGDGGERDATAEAEAIAGNGGSTADVVDASEHLFPDVDGHEEFVVTQVDYTIEGNGDDEYPVVHVFGRTSENEAVHARVYDFRPYFYAPVDSVSDDRLRQYDRITGWEEFDDDGEPYESIRGERLVKIFGQTPRDVGQIRDEFDHYEADILFPNRLLIDKGITGGVRVPVREEDDGSLRVHHAELEPAEVQADPRVNTFDIEVDDRHGFPEDGEETIICLTSHDSYDDEYVVWLYEDPDNVAGPEALERYEPISGEFDADVRIFEEEEAMLEAFLDYIDETDPDILTGWNFDDFDAPYFLDRLEELQDYNHDYDLDSDRLSRIDEVWRSNWQGPNVKGRVVFDLLYAYQRTQFSELDSYRLDAVGEVELGVGKERYKGDIGDLWEEDPERLLEYNLRDVELCVELDREQGIIPFWDEVRQFVGCKIEDATTPGDAVDMYVLHKLHGNYALPSKGQQEGEEYEGGAVFEPITGVRENVTVLDLKSLYPMCMVTTNASPETKVTPDEYESEEAFEENTYRAPNGTHFRKEPDGVIRSMVDELLSEREEKKSLRNEHDPDSDAYGRYDRQQAAVKVIMNSLYGVLGWDRFRLYDKEMGAAVTATGRDVIQFTEKAANDIGYDVAYGDTDSVMLSLGSDVSVEEAIEQSFEIEDHINGAYDEFAREELNAEDHRFQIEFEKLYRRFFQAGKKKRYAGHIVWKEGKDVDDIDITGFEYQRSDISPITKRVQKEVIDMIVHGEDREAIKDYVHAVIEDYQAGNVDLDDVGIPGGIGKRLDNYDTDTAQVRGAKYANLMLGTNFQRGSKPKRVYLDRVHDDFFQRIEDDIPPGAEDLFNEFRRDQDVICYEFADQVPEEFEIDWEKMLDKTLQGPIERILEALDISWNEVKSGQEQTGLGQFG; this is translated from the coding sequence ATGACCGACGAGGGCCAGCAAGGCCTCGATGCGTTCGCCACGAACGACGGGGACGGCGGAGAGCGGGACGCGACGGCGGAGGCCGAAGCCATCGCCGGCAACGGCGGGTCGACGGCCGACGTCGTCGACGCGAGCGAGCACCTGTTCCCCGACGTCGACGGCCACGAGGAGTTCGTCGTGACCCAGGTCGACTACACGATCGAGGGCAACGGGGACGACGAGTACCCCGTCGTCCACGTCTTCGGCCGGACGAGCGAGAACGAGGCGGTCCACGCACGCGTCTACGACTTCAGACCGTACTTCTACGCCCCGGTCGACTCCGTCTCCGACGACCGACTCCGCCAGTACGACCGGATCACCGGCTGGGAGGAGTTCGACGACGACGGCGAGCCCTACGAGTCCATCCGCGGGGAACGGCTGGTGAAGATATTCGGCCAGACCCCCCGCGACGTCGGCCAGATCCGCGACGAGTTCGACCACTACGAGGCGGACATCCTCTTCCCGAACCGGCTGCTCATCGACAAGGGCATCACGGGCGGCGTGCGCGTGCCCGTTCGCGAGGAAGACGACGGCTCGTTGCGAGTTCACCACGCCGAACTGGAACCGGCCGAGGTACAGGCCGACCCGCGCGTCAACACCTTCGACATCGAAGTCGACGACCGCCACGGCTTCCCCGAAGACGGCGAAGAGACGATCATCTGTCTCACCAGCCACGACTCCTACGACGACGAGTACGTCGTCTGGCTCTACGAGGACCCGGACAACGTCGCCGGCCCGGAGGCGCTCGAACGCTACGAGCCCATCAGCGGCGAGTTCGACGCCGACGTCCGCATCTTCGAGGAAGAAGAGGCGATGCTCGAAGCCTTCCTCGACTACATCGACGAGACAGATCCGGACATCCTCACGGGCTGGAACTTCGACGACTTCGACGCGCCGTACTTCCTCGACCGACTGGAGGAACTGCAGGACTACAACCACGACTACGACCTCGACTCGGACCGGCTCTCCCGCATCGACGAGGTGTGGCGCTCGAACTGGCAGGGCCCGAACGTCAAGGGACGGGTCGTCTTCGACCTGCTGTACGCATACCAGCGCACCCAGTTCAGCGAGCTGGATTCGTATCGGCTCGACGCCGTCGGCGAAGTGGAGCTGGGCGTCGGCAAGGAACGCTACAAGGGCGACATCGGCGACCTCTGGGAGGAGGACCCCGAGCGCCTGCTTGAGTACAACCTCCGCGACGTCGAACTCTGCGTGGAACTCGACCGCGAACAGGGCATCATCCCCTTCTGGGACGAGGTGCGCCAGTTCGTCGGCTGCAAGATCGAAGACGCGACGACGCCCGGCGACGCGGTGGACATGTACGTCCTCCACAAGCTCCACGGCAACTACGCGCTCCCCTCGAAGGGCCAGCAAGAGGGCGAGGAGTACGAGGGTGGGGCCGTCTTCGAACCGATCACCGGCGTGCGCGAGAACGTCACCGTGCTGGACCTGAAGTCACTGTACCCGATGTGCATGGTGACGACGAACGCGAGTCCCGAGACGAAGGTCACGCCCGACGAGTACGAGAGCGAGGAAGCGTTCGAGGAGAACACCTACCGCGCCCCCAACGGGACCCACTTCCGCAAGGAACCGGACGGCGTCATCCGGTCGATGGTCGACGAACTCCTCAGCGAGCGCGAGGAGAAGAAGTCCCTGCGCAACGAGCACGACCCCGATTCGGACGCCTACGGCCGGTACGACCGCCAGCAGGCCGCGGTGAAGGTCATCATGAACTCGCTGTACGGCGTGCTGGGCTGGGACCGGTTCCGCCTCTACGACAAGGAGATGGGCGCCGCCGTCACGGCGACGGGCCGCGACGTCATCCAGTTCACCGAGAAAGCCGCCAACGACATCGGCTACGACGTCGCCTACGGGGATACTGACAGTGTCATGCTCTCGCTCGGTAGCGACGTCTCCGTCGAGGAGGCCATCGAGCAGTCCTTCGAGATCGAGGACCACATCAACGGAGCCTACGACGAGTTCGCCCGCGAGGAACTGAACGCCGAGGACCACCGCTTCCAGATCGAGTTCGAGAAACTCTACCGGCGGTTCTTCCAGGCGGGCAAGAAGAAGCGCTACGCCGGCCACATCGTCTGGAAGGAGGGGAAGGACGTCGACGACATCGACATCACCGGCTTCGAGTACCAGCGCTCGGACATCTCGCCCATCACCAAGCGCGTCCAGAAGGAAGTCATCGACATGATCGTCCACGGCGAGGACCGCGAGGCCATCAAGGACTACGTCCACGCGGTCATCGAGGACTACCAGGCCGGGAACGTCGACCTCGACGACGTCGGTATCCCGGGCGGAATCGGCAAGCGCCTGGACAACTACGACACCGACACCGCACAGGTCCGGGGTGCGAAGTACGCGAACCTCATGCTCGGGACGAACTTCCAGCGGGGTTCCAAGCCAAAGCGCGTCTACCTCGACCGGGTCCACGACGACTTCTTCCAGCGCATCGAGGACGACATCCCGCCGGGCGCCGAGGACCTGTTCAACGAGTTCCGCCGCGACCAGGACGTCATCTGCTACGAGTTCGCCGACCAGGTGCCCGAGGAGTTCGAGATCGACTGGGAGAAGATGCTCGACAAGACCCTCCAGGGTCCCATCGAGCGGATTCTCGAAGCCCTGGACATCTCCTGGAACGAAGTGAAGTCCGGCCAGGAACAGACCGGCCTGGGGCAGTTCGGCTGA
- a CDS encoding endo-1,4-beta-xylanase — protein sequence MPDERTGFESRRRTFLKSVGALGVTAAGSSVATAQESTESADSLGDYHQALRDDLTGRGGNRTLPAGEYVYGTTEEAALEAFSLEGDGEESTISVDTDAVPITTAGRLNVSGGAGQPHEVSYKGLIEDASFSEGDLLLGVAYVRSDSEHAQAKASFKYEYTDSDGETTYSDSFVQRGAEMDPTGEWLRYFFPIEVGAKPDGSDHVPFLEFWTGYGDQTIEFGGLALIDYSDDDVDLGTLPPYDYEGRSPDAEWREEAHERIEEHRKTDLEVEVLGPGGQPMNRAGVEVEMQEHEFDFGSAVSVNHVTGDEEDDETYRETFLEYFNKAVVENGLKYPAWEGGWDMSQDDIRSTLDWLNERDVPTRGHYLLWEEYTTDGGGGMYIENADELSTDEIEDLVAEKIRNHAETFDGEVSDWDMHNHPIWQSNFRDTEGLGWEAVDRWWQVANEATDDELYTNEMGAIGGAWQRSQYLDYIEHLVENDYPVDGIGFMGHHQQQWGQMLPITGDRSMEEGFDAFADFDLPLLITEFDIEIFSRRNAQDVAVQADYTRDFLTMAFSKEAVEGVMSWGFWEEDHWRPTGAYFDSDWTLRENGEVYRDLVFDEWWTHERGWTDHDGVFETRGFKGDYAVRARKGGLTGEKIVTVDDETETVTVELSPDDEESDDEESDDDVECGPGRDDEPGKGPGWKGKKGNGHGKGKRGNGHGKGKHGKKHGWKENDERT from the coding sequence ATGCCAGACGAACGGACAGGGTTCGAGAGCAGGCGGCGAACGTTCCTGAAATCGGTGGGCGCGCTAGGGGTCACGGCGGCCGGCAGTTCGGTCGCCACGGCCCAGGAGTCGACGGAGTCGGCAGACTCGCTCGGCGACTACCACCAGGCGCTCCGGGACGACCTCACGGGTCGCGGGGGGAACAGGACGCTCCCGGCAGGAGAGTACGTCTACGGCACGACTGAGGAGGCGGCACTGGAGGCCTTCTCGCTCGAGGGCGACGGCGAGGAGTCGACTATTTCGGTCGACACCGACGCCGTCCCGATCACGACCGCGGGACGGCTGAACGTCTCCGGTGGCGCAGGTCAGCCCCACGAGGTATCGTATAAAGGGCTCATCGAAGACGCCTCATTCAGCGAGGGTGATCTCCTCCTGGGCGTCGCGTACGTCCGGAGCGATTCCGAACACGCGCAGGCGAAGGCGTCGTTCAAGTACGAGTACACCGACTCGGATGGGGAGACGACCTATAGCGACAGTTTCGTCCAGCGGGGTGCAGAGATGGACCCGACGGGCGAGTGGCTGCGCTACTTCTTCCCCATCGAGGTGGGCGCGAAACCCGACGGGTCGGACCACGTCCCGTTCCTGGAGTTCTGGACGGGCTACGGCGATCAGACGATCGAGTTCGGCGGGCTGGCGCTGATCGACTACAGCGACGACGACGTCGACCTGGGGACGCTGCCGCCCTACGACTACGAGGGCCGGTCGCCAGACGCCGAGTGGCGGGAGGAGGCCCACGAGCGGATCGAGGAACACCGCAAGACCGACCTCGAGGTCGAGGTCCTCGGGCCCGGCGGCCAGCCGATGAATCGCGCTGGCGTCGAGGTCGAGATGCAGGAACACGAGTTCGACTTCGGCAGCGCCGTCTCCGTCAACCACGTCACGGGCGACGAGGAGGACGACGAGACGTACCGTGAAACCTTCCTCGAGTACTTCAACAAGGCCGTCGTCGAGAACGGCCTGAAGTACCCGGCCTGGGAGGGGGGCTGGGACATGTCCCAGGACGACATCAGGTCGACGCTCGACTGGCTGAACGAGCGGGACGTTCCGACTCGCGGCCACTACCTCCTGTGGGAGGAGTACACTACCGACGGCGGCGGTGGCATGTACATCGAGAACGCGGACGAACTCTCGACCGACGAGATCGAAGACCTCGTCGCCGAGAAGATCCGAAACCACGCCGAGACGTTCGACGGCGAGGTCTCCGACTGGGACATGCACAACCACCCCATCTGGCAGAGCAACTTCCGCGACACGGAAGGGCTCGGCTGGGAGGCAGTCGACCGCTGGTGGCAGGTGGCGAACGAGGCCACGGACGACGAACTGTACACCAACGAGATGGGCGCCATCGGCGGTGCGTGGCAGCGGAGCCAGTACCTCGATTACATCGAGCACCTGGTCGAGAACGACTACCCCGTCGACGGGATCGGATTCATGGGCCACCACCAGCAGCAGTGGGGCCAGATGCTCCCCATCACGGGCGACCGGAGCATGGAGGAGGGCTTCGACGCGTTCGCCGACTTCGACCTGCCGCTGCTCATCACCGAGTTCGACATCGAGATTTTCAGTCGCCGCAACGCCCAGGACGTCGCGGTCCAGGCCGACTACACGCGTGACTTCCTCACGATGGCGTTCAGCAAGGAGGCCGTCGAGGGCGTCATGTCCTGGGGCTTCTGGGAGGAAGACCACTGGCGACCGACCGGCGCCTACTTCGATTCGGACTGGACGCTGCGTGAGAACGGCGAAGTCTACAGGGACCTGGTCTTCGACGAGTGGTGGACCCACGAGCGCGGCTGGACCGACCACGACGGCGTCTTCGAGACGCGCGGGTTCAAAGGCGACTACGCCGTCAGGGCCCGGAAGGGCGGACTGACTGGCGAGAAGATCGTGACGGTCGACGACGAGACGGAGACGGTGACGGTCGAACTCTCCCCCGACGACGAAGAGTCGGACGACGAAGAATCGGACGACGACGTGGAGTGCGGACCAGGTCGGGACGACGAACCGGGGAAGGGCCCTGGCTGGAAGGGGAAGAAAGGAAACGGGCACGGAAAGGGGAAGCGAGGTAACGGTCACGGGAAGGGGAAACACGGGAAAAAGCACGGCTGGAAGGAGAACGACGAGCGCACCTGA
- a CDS encoding DUF7331 family protein has translation MSNHAPSGETDDAIELTSEPQLPDAIQSTETYQTDEGTVFYDAQNPLAWLQTDAAVRLSDRA, from the coding sequence ATGTCGAACCACGCACCCAGTGGAGAAACGGACGACGCGATAGAACTGACGTCGGAACCACAGTTGCCCGATGCCATCCAGTCCACGGAGACGTACCAGACCGACGAGGGGACAGTATTCTACGACGCCCAGAATCCGCTTGCGTGGCTCCAGACCGACGCCGCCGTTCGCCTGAGCGACCGGGCGTAG
- a CDS encoding DUF7322 domain-containing protein, with the protein MSQSDDQGDDRNLARQYADRYGGSDLDFSLLSEEEDEDLPGPGAPSPPNPGDADRTVRGLFWVLVLVFNVAVAALAIGPMMIAFQGWWDLGLQVTLVGVLAMAYGLFRYYQFRESRDDDGEHNG; encoded by the coding sequence GTGAGCCAGTCGGACGACCAGGGTGACGACCGAAACCTCGCCCGCCAGTACGCCGACCGGTACGGCGGATCCGACCTCGACTTCTCGCTTCTCTCCGAGGAAGAGGACGAAGACCTCCCCGGTCCCGGGGCTCCGTCACCGCCGAACCCCGGCGACGCCGACCGGACCGTCAGGGGACTGTTCTGGGTGCTCGTGCTCGTGTTCAACGTCGCCGTCGCCGCGCTGGCCATCGGACCGATGATGATCGCCTTCCAGGGCTGGTGGGACCTCGGGCTACAGGTGACGCTGGTCGGCGTCCTCGCCATGGCGTACGGCCTGTTTCGGTACTACCAGTTCAGAGAGAGTCGCGACGACGACGGGGAGCACAACGGCTAA
- a CDS encoding DUF7346 family protein, giving the protein MRTVRDADGDRYLLLKESSESSRVRDPETGEERHVPNDELEPVDGESPLETAAKAVPEPARRLVTAVPDKRALGLLVEVDDRGPLDVHVLLDSYDLCESDLHGLLAEFRAAGLVEETDVAGRRGYQITDAGHDALARLRD; this is encoded by the coding sequence ATGCGAACCGTCCGGGACGCCGACGGCGACCGCTATTTACTCCTGAAGGAGTCCTCGGAGTCGAGCCGCGTCCGCGACCCCGAGACCGGCGAGGAGCGCCACGTCCCGAACGACGAACTCGAACCGGTCGACGGGGAGTCGCCGCTGGAGACGGCTGCGAAGGCCGTTCCCGAGCCCGCCCGCCGCCTCGTCACTGCCGTCCCGGACAAGCGGGCCCTCGGGCTACTCGTCGAAGTCGACGACCGCGGCCCGCTCGACGTCCACGTCCTCCTCGATTCGTACGACCTCTGCGAGAGCGACCTCCACGGGCTGCTCGCGGAGTTTCGCGCCGCCGGGCTCGTCGAGGAGACGGACGTCGCGGGCCGCCGCGGTTACCAGATCACCGACGCGGGCCACGACGCGCTCGCGCGACTGCGGGACTAA
- the rad50 gene encoding DNA double-strand break repair ATPase Rad50, translating to MRFTRVRVENFKCYADADLRLDRGVTVIHGLNGSGKSSLLEACFFALYGSKALDETLEAVVSIGAEDAEVELWFTHAGGDYHVERRIRVRDERAVTAKAVLETPEGTYEGARAVRQRVTDLLRMDHEAFVNCAYVRQGEVNKLINASPGERQDMLDDLLQLGKLEEYRERASDARVGVKRVRDGKRDVLENLDQQIEAKEDKDLHERLNELGGQVNEVTAERERIEDQREQAVQTRDDAESVLEEYEEKRAELDELEDEIAELRDSIAETEQERDELNERIRDRRETLSEKRDELEDAVTESEVEEADTGTVEAKVDELEATDDDLQERIKEQSVEAQEHNSTAESLREQAKDLESRADAKREEAAETETELAETREEIEKKRAQLDSLDEKIETLSSDFDDAPADRASVSEHREAVASELDEARQTVTELETTLKSEREALEEAERLRDQGKCPECGQDVDGSPHVETIEEDRERIAELEAELESAAEERDELEAKFDRTEALAETATKLDQLETNRETVETLVEEKESGLGDDEEAIERLREEAEELASTAEEKRAAASEAEESAEECRNVVAECNQERQEIRERIDRLERVSTLLDEVETLEEAIERLREQHDQKGEVNDERRERLADKRERKQDLAGQFDDEKVEQARNERDRATEYVEKADARLEELEERLSELQSQVGAVENEIEELEGLRERREELSETLERLESLYGEADDLQEMYGTLRAELRQRNVETLERMVNETFDLVYQNDSYARIELDGEYQLTVYQKDGEALDPEQLSGGERALFNLSLRCAIYRLLAEGIEGAAPMPPLILDEPTVFLDSGHVTQLLDMIEYMRDDVGVEQIVVVSHDEELVGAADDLVRVAKDSTTNRSSVEHVETGVVAELAD from the coding sequence ATGCGCTTCACGCGCGTCCGGGTCGAGAACTTCAAGTGCTACGCCGACGCCGACCTCCGCCTCGACCGCGGCGTCACGGTCATCCACGGGCTCAACGGGAGCGGCAAGTCGTCGTTACTGGAGGCCTGTTTCTTTGCACTCTACGGGTCGAAAGCGCTGGACGAGACGCTCGAAGCCGTCGTCTCGATCGGTGCCGAAGACGCGGAGGTCGAACTGTGGTTCACCCACGCTGGCGGGGACTACCACGTCGAACGCCGGATCCGCGTCCGGGACGAGCGCGCCGTCACGGCGAAGGCCGTCCTCGAGACGCCGGAGGGGACCTACGAGGGCGCGCGCGCCGTCCGCCAGCGGGTCACGGACCTGCTCCGGATGGACCACGAGGCGTTCGTCAACTGCGCCTACGTCCGCCAGGGCGAGGTCAACAAGTTGATCAACGCCTCGCCCGGCGAGCGCCAGGATATGCTCGACGACCTCCTCCAGCTCGGGAAGCTCGAGGAGTACCGCGAGCGCGCCAGCGACGCCCGCGTCGGCGTGAAACGAGTCCGAGACGGAAAGCGAGACGTCCTCGAAAATCTCGATCAACAGATCGAGGCCAAGGAGGACAAGGACCTCCACGAGCGGCTGAACGAACTTGGCGGCCAGGTCAACGAGGTCACCGCGGAGCGAGAGCGCATCGAGGACCAGCGCGAACAGGCGGTCCAGACTCGCGACGACGCGGAGTCGGTGCTCGAGGAGTACGAGGAGAAGCGGGCGGAACTGGACGAACTCGAAGATGAGATTGCGGAACTCCGGGACTCTATCGCCGAGACGGAACAGGAACGCGACGAACTGAACGAGCGGATCCGCGACCGGCGCGAGACACTCTCCGAAAAGCGCGACGAACTGGAGGATGCCGTCACCGAGAGCGAAGTCGAGGAAGCCGACACCGGGACTGTCGAAGCAAAGGTCGACGAACTCGAAGCGACCGACGACGACCTCCAGGAGCGGATCAAAGAACAGAGCGTCGAGGCCCAGGAACACAACAGCACGGCCGAGTCGCTGCGCGAACAGGCCAAGGACCTCGAATCGCGCGCCGACGCGAAGCGTGAGGAGGCCGCAGAAACCGAGACCGAACTGGCCGAGACCCGCGAGGAAATCGAGAAGAAACGGGCGCAACTCGACTCCCTGGACGAGAAGATCGAGACGTTATCGAGCGACTTCGACGACGCGCCCGCCGACAGGGCGTCGGTCAGCGAGCACCGCGAGGCGGTGGCGAGCGAACTCGACGAGGCCCGCCAGACCGTCACGGAGCTGGAGACGACGCTGAAGAGCGAGCGCGAGGCTCTCGAGGAGGCCGAGCGACTCCGGGACCAGGGGAAGTGCCCCGAGTGCGGTCAGGACGTCGACGGCTCGCCACACGTCGAGACCATCGAGGAAGACAGAGAGCGTATCGCAGAACTGGAAGCGGAACTCGAATCTGCCGCCGAGGAGCGCGACGAACTGGAAGCGAAGTTCGATCGCACCGAGGCCCTCGCCGAGACCGCCACGAAGCTCGACCAGCTGGAGACGAACCGCGAGACGGTCGAGACGCTCGTCGAGGAGAAGGAATCCGGGCTGGGTGACGACGAGGAGGCCATCGAACGGCTCCGCGAAGAGGCCGAGGAACTGGCGTCGACGGCCGAGGAGAAGCGTGCGGCCGCCTCCGAGGCCGAGGAATCGGCCGAAGAGTGCCGCAACGTCGTCGCCGAGTGCAACCAGGAACGCCAGGAGATACGGGAGCGTATCGACCGGCTGGAACGGGTTTCGACCCTGCTCGACGAGGTCGAGACCCTGGAGGAGGCGATCGAACGTCTGCGCGAACAGCACGACCAGAAGGGCGAGGTCAACGACGAACGCCGGGAGCGGCTGGCCGACAAGCGCGAACGGAAACAGGATCTGGCCGGGCAGTTCGACGACGAGAAGGTCGAGCAGGCCCGGAACGAACGCGACCGCGCGACCGAGTACGTCGAGAAGGCCGACGCGAGGCTAGAGGAACTCGAAGAGCGCCTGTCGGAGTTACAGAGCCAGGTCGGCGCCGTCGAGAACGAGATCGAGGAACTCGAGGGACTCCGGGAACGGCGCGAGGAGCTCTCGGAAACACTGGAACGGCTCGAATCGCTGTACGGGGAGGCCGACGACCTCCAGGAGATGTACGGCACCCTGCGGGCAGAGCTCCGCCAGCGCAACGTCGAGACGCTCGAACGGATGGTCAACGAGACGTTCGACCTGGTCTACCAGAACGACTCGTACGCCCGCATCGAACTGGACGGCGAGTATCAGCTGACCGTCTACCAGAAGGACGGCGAGGCACTCGACCCCGAACAGCTCTCCGGTGGCGAGCGAGCGCTGTTCAACCTTAGTCTGCGCTGTGCGATCTATCGACTGCTCGCGGAAGGGATCGAGGGCGCGGCTCCGATGCCGCCGCTCATCCTCGACGAACCGACGGTGTTCCTCGATTCGGGCCACGTCACGCAGTTACTCGACATGATCGAGTACATGCGCGACGACGTCGGCGTCGAACAGATCGTCGTCGTGAGCCACGACGAGGAACTCGTCGGCGCGGCGGACGACCTGGTGCGGGTGGCGAAAGACTCGACGACCAACCGGTCCTCGGTCGAACACGTGGAGACCGGCGTCGTCGCCGAACTGGCCGACTAG
- the mre11 gene encoding DNA double-strand break repair protein Mre11, translating into MTRVIHTGDTHLGYQQYHVPERRRDFLAAFRQVVEDAVADDVDAVVHAGDLFHDRRPTLSDIMGTLDVLRNLDDADIPFLAVVGNHEAKRDAQWLDLFESLGLATRLGDDPEIIGDTAFYGLDFVPRSKRDDLAYSFEDHDADFAALVTHGLFQPFEHGNWDATEILDGAGVDFDAMLLGDDHVPDTAQVADTWLTYCGSTERASADEREDRGYNIVTFDDDVQISRRGLDTREFVFCEVELAEDEGVSRVREAVGQYDLTDAVVIVHVDGDGEPVTPASVEEFALDEGALVARVTDHRELADDREVEVNFADPDDAVRERVRELGLSEAARDIDETIRASKVAGSNVADEVESHVRELVADEDLSVFDAAPEPAGEEVEPGGEEAGAVVEGGDAPETDSETGASTAAEKVTTAAEADGGTETDGSSPEDSATDDSASPNESRPEPDASDGQSSMEEYL; encoded by the coding sequence ATGACGAGGGTGATACACACCGGCGACACCCACCTCGGGTACCAGCAGTACCACGTCCCCGAACGCCGGCGGGACTTTCTCGCGGCGTTCCGGCAGGTCGTCGAGGACGCCGTCGCCGACGACGTCGACGCGGTGGTCCACGCCGGGGACCTCTTCCACGACCGGCGCCCGACGCTGTCGGACATCATGGGGACGCTCGACGTGCTGCGGAACCTCGACGACGCGGACATCCCGTTTCTCGCCGTGGTGGGCAACCACGAGGCCAAGCGCGACGCCCAGTGGCTCGACCTCTTCGAGTCGCTCGGCCTCGCCACGCGACTTGGCGACGACCCCGAGATAATTGGCGACACCGCCTTCTACGGGCTAGACTTCGTCCCGCGGTCGAAACGTGACGATCTCGCGTACTCGTTCGAGGACCACGACGCCGACTTCGCGGCGCTCGTGACCCACGGCCTGTTCCAGCCGTTCGAGCACGGGAACTGGGACGCCACCGAGATCCTGGACGGGGCCGGCGTCGACTTCGACGCGATGTTGCTCGGGGACGACCACGTCCCCGACACGGCCCAGGTCGCGGACACCTGGCTCACCTACTGCGGGTCGACCGAGCGCGCGAGCGCGGACGAACGGGAGGACCGGGGGTACAACATCGTCACCTTCGACGACGACGTCCAGATCAGCCGCCGGGGGCTGGACACGCGCGAGTTCGTCTTCTGCGAGGTCGAACTCGCCGAAGACGAGGGCGTCTCTCGCGTCCGCGAGGCCGTCGGCCAGTACGACCTGACCGACGCCGTCGTCATCGTCCACGTCGACGGCGACGGGGAACCAGTCACGCCCGCCAGCGTCGAAGAGTTCGCCCTGGATGAAGGAGCCCTCGTCGCCCGCGTCACCGACCACCGGGAACTGGCCGACGACCGCGAGGTCGAGGTGAACTTCGCCGACCCGGACGACGCAGTCCGCGAGCGCGTGCGCGAACTGGGCCTCAGCGAGGCCGCCCGGGACATCGACGAGACCATCCGGGCCTCGAAAGTCGCCGGCTCGAACGTCGCCGACGAGGTCGAATCACACGTCCGGGAACTCGTCGCCGACGAGGACCTGTCGGTGTTCGACGCGGCGCCAGAGCCTGCCGGTGAGGAAGTCGAACCCGGCGGCGAGGAAGCAGGGGCCGTCGTCGAGGGTGGAGACGCTCCGGAAACAGATTCTGAGACGGGCGCCTCGACGGCAGCGGAGAAGGTCACGACGGCCGCGGAGGCAGATGGCGGCACCGAAACCGACGGTAGTTCGCCGGAAGACTCTGCGACCGACGATTCTGCCTCCCCGAACGAGTCGCGACCGGAACCAGACGCCAGTGACGGCCAGTCGTCGATGGAGGAGTACCTGTGA
- a CDS encoding winged helix-turn-helix transcriptional regulator has protein sequence MSAPEATTADAEPAEADWSAVQELPPSAKLVAKVLEYDGTLTQSQLADETLLPPRTVRYALNRLEDVGVVDSRFSFADARKRIYTLTIE, from the coding sequence ATGAGTGCACCCGAGGCGACCACTGCCGACGCGGAGCCAGCCGAGGCCGACTGGAGCGCCGTTCAAGAGTTACCCCCCAGCGCGAAACTCGTCGCGAAAGTACTGGAGTACGACGGGACGCTCACCCAGAGCCAGCTCGCCGACGAGACGCTCCTCCCGCCGCGGACCGTCCGCTACGCGCTGAACCGTCTCGAAGACGTCGGGGTCGTCGATTCGCGGTTCTCTTTCGCAGACGCACGCAAGCGCATCTACACCCTCACGATCGAGTGA